GTAAAGCTGTTTATTCATTATGATTTCTTAGGATTTATTTTTAATTTATTCATGAAAATAGCTGAAATGATCAGTAGTGAAAGCGGGATCAGTGAAAGATAAAATGCCTGTTGTCCACTGAATTCCTGAAAAACAAAGCCGGTAATCATGGAACCTATTGTTCCTCCGATCGCAGAAAAAACCACGATAAGCCCGGACATTGCACTGTGCAAATATTTTGGAATGGATGCCAGAATCACAGAATTGATGCTTGGATAAATCGGTGCCAGCAAACCTCCCATTAGTGGAAACAAATACACAACAAGTGGAGCATTAAACCAACCTGTTCCTGCATCGATCTGGATATTGTGCGTTAAAGGCAGAACTAGGACAATACTTAATGCAAAACCAATCACACAGAAAGAAACCACATAGATCCAGCTGAATTTCTTTGAAAAATAGCCTGATAAGAACCTTCCCAGTGCAAAAGCTCCGGCCAAAACTGCTCCGGCCTGAATGCTCATAGAAGTGGGAAGCTTTAAAATTTCTTTATAAAAAGTAGGCGTCCAAGTCTGGAAACTCTGTTCTACTAAGACAAACAGGAAGGCGCATAAAAGGAAAAACAATACTTTTTTGTAACTGAATAAACTGATGCTGTTTTTTAAATCTCCCAGCAAATCAGTTTTCTCGCTTCTGGCTTCCTTTTCATTTAATTTTGAAAAGAATAAG
The Chryseobacterium sp. W4I1 DNA segment above includes these coding regions:
- a CDS encoding sugar MFS transporter, with the translated sequence MKNFNIKAVLFLNYFVFAILLNSVGTVILQVQQNFGISKSSASVLEGFKDLPIAICSFILASFLPKIGIKNSMLIALFLVSCMCFVMPFANDFWFFKLLFTIVGVSFALIKISVFTSIGLVTSTDKEHSSFMGFLEGFFMIGVLAGNVLFSLFIDDHNPKSTQWLNVYWVLGAVSALSFLFLFFSKLNEKEARSEKTDLLGDLKNSISLFSYKKVLFFLLCAFLFVLVEQSFQTWTPTFYKEILKLPTSMSIQAGAVLAGAFALGRFLSGYFSKKFSWIYVVSFCVIGFALSIVLVLPLTHNIQIDAGTGWFNAPLVVYLFPLMGGLLAPIYPSINSVILASIPKYLHSAMSGLIVVFSAIGGTIGSMITGFVFQEFSGQQAFYLSLIPLSLLIISAIFMNKLKINPKKS